In one Candidatus Leptovillus gracilis genomic region, the following are encoded:
- a CDS encoding MBL fold metallo-hydrolase yields MKEIANNVFVETSYTGVNVGAVLTPKGGIAIDAPTFPRDARDWAMRLHRLDQYPLQFIILTDYNGDRVLNTRWLNAPAIVHEQTAVRLNNYDKRYPLMFSESLGARYPDRSRELSAVSVERPSFSFAETLRLYKGGREICLIAASGPTTGNIWVYVPDTAVLFTGDTLVVNTHPMLSEGSCRQWLESLDKLAQWPQPIQTIVPGRGPICDQQAIQPARHFLSQMRSYARQHWQAQQAHEELYHCVPELMNLFPLNDLPADWVKRHIKQSLERAYDEIKLEES; encoded by the coding sequence ATGAAAGAAATTGCCAACAACGTCTTTGTGGAAACCAGTTACACCGGCGTCAACGTCGGCGCAGTTCTCACGCCGAAAGGGGGAATTGCCATAGACGCGCCAACGTTCCCACGCGACGCGCGCGATTGGGCCATGCGCCTGCACCGTCTGGACCAGTACCCACTGCAATTTATCATCCTCACCGATTACAACGGTGACCGCGTCCTGAATACCCGCTGGCTCAACGCCCCGGCCATTGTCCACGAGCAAACGGCCGTGCGGCTGAATAACTACGACAAGCGCTACCCGCTTATGTTCAGCGAAAGCCTGGGCGCCCGCTACCCGGATCGCAGCCGCGAGTTAAGCGCGGTCAGCGTCGAACGGCCGTCGTTCAGCTTTGCCGAAACGCTGCGCCTTTATAAAGGCGGCCGCGAAATCTGCCTGATAGCCGCGTCAGGCCCTACCACCGGCAATATTTGGGTCTATGTGCCCGATACGGCCGTGTTGTTCACCGGCGATACCCTGGTCGTCAACACCCACCCCATGCTCAGCGAGGGCAGCTGCCGCCAATGGCTGGAATCGCTGGACAAACTGGCCCAGTGGCCCCAACCCATCCAGACCATTGTGCCCGGTCGCGGCCCCATTTGCGACCAACAGGCCATTCAACCGGCGCGCCACTTTCTCAGCCAGATGCGGTCATACGCCCGGCAGCATTGGCAAGCCCAGCAAGCGCACGAAGAGCTGTACCACTGCGTACCAGAATTAATGAATCTGTTCCCGCTGAACGACCTGCCGGCCGATTGGGTAAAACGGCACATCAAACAAAGTTTGGAACGCGCCTATGATGAGATAAAATTGGAAGAATCGTAG
- a CDS encoding glycerol-3-phosphate acyltransferase, translating to MTTIIWVILSFLAGSLPFSVWVGRLALQKDVRQYGDGNPGASNVFRAGGKGWGVLAVLLDGFKGAIPVGIAYYGVGLEGWGLTAVAIAPILGHAFSPFLRFRGGKALATTFGVWLGLTLWWGPTTLGLAFAFWRWLLAVDGWAVMAGMLTLLVVLLLVGAPPALLAAWLGNALILAWKHREDLRQRVGIRPLAKK from the coding sequence ATGACGACAATTATATGGGTAATCCTCTCGTTTTTAGCCGGTTCGCTGCCGTTTTCGGTGTGGGTGGGGCGGCTGGCGCTGCAAAAGGACGTGCGCCAGTACGGCGATGGCAACCCCGGTGCGTCCAACGTGTTTCGGGCAGGGGGCAAGGGATGGGGCGTGTTGGCAGTTTTGTTGGATGGGTTTAAGGGGGCCATTCCGGTGGGGATAGCCTACTATGGGGTGGGGTTGGAAGGTTGGGGGTTAACGGCCGTTGCCATTGCCCCCATTCTTGGTCATGCCTTTTCCCCTTTCCTGCGTTTTCGCGGCGGCAAAGCCCTGGCGACCACGTTTGGCGTCTGGTTGGGGTTGACTTTGTGGTGGGGACCCACCACGCTGGGGCTGGCGTTTGCTTTCTGGCGCTGGCTGTTGGCCGTAGATGGCTGGGCGGTGATGGCTGGGATGCTGACGCTGCTGGTCGTTTTGCTGCTGGTGGGCGCGCCGCCGGCGCTGCTGGCCGCCTGGCTGGGCAATGCGCTGATTCTGGCCTGGAAGCACCGGGAAGATTTGCGCCAGCGGGTGGGGATACGGCCGTTGGCGAAAAAGTGA
- a CDS encoding GAF domain-containing protein: MDISNAHLLDDDVTSGRLQALYDVSHILTQVEADGRNLSALLPRVFLIVVKQLDAVDGSIILVNEHYQVEHIWPAGEDPQEHNTDLFFKNILEEGVAGLVVRSCQPVIINNSQTDPRWLPRHDDHFTAREPWSVLCTPFAMGDRAIGAATIRKPGIGQFDQRDLDLLMAVSNQATNTIENARLLEESRRQLRISSLLNEASRAINSTLDINEVMQLMLAQMNDLLHAEAISIALVDKQSNELVYQVAEGIGSESIVGLRLPSNQGLSGWVMEHGEPAHVPDTSQDLRFKRMGDERTGYETRAMICAPMAYKGEVLGTIQAINPLDGVFTNQDLDLLVNLANVASSAIANAQQFALTQAAESRYTSLFQDSIDPIILADLSGKIVEANRRAFAFTGYSRQELLGSKISDLHAPEAKLPNVRRMQPNSVRVLNSQIVTKNGRRIHVEVYAKRTSYGETEFIQWIHHDISKQIELEEMRKDLQAMLFHDLQSPLGNVISSLELLTYELPDDSNPILIEMVDIAMRSSSRLQTLIRSLLDINQLEAGHPITEQSQVDLSKLIEDVWDTVKPSYERREVGLRLQIADQLPPAHVQEDMIRRVLINLLDNAIKYSPDSQQITFGAAVYDEQFLLITVSDQGEGIPEGLRDTIFEKFRRIKTDTYSKGLGLGLAFCRLAVEGHGGIIWVDDAPAGGARFNFTLPIWTEDKRRNER, from the coding sequence ATGGACATCTCCAACGCACACCTCCTTGATGACGACGTAACAAGTGGACGCTTGCAGGCGCTGTACGACGTCAGCCACATCCTTACCCAGGTTGAAGCAGACGGCCGTAACCTCAGCGCCCTCTTACCCCGTGTTTTCCTCATTGTCGTCAAACAACTAGACGCCGTAGATGGCAGCATCATCCTGGTGAACGAACATTACCAGGTGGAACACATCTGGCCGGCCGGAGAAGACCCCCAGGAACACAATACCGACCTCTTCTTCAAGAACATTTTAGAGGAAGGCGTCGCCGGTCTGGTCGTCCGCTCTTGCCAGCCGGTCATCATCAACAACAGCCAGACCGATCCCCGCTGGCTGCCGCGCCATGACGACCACTTCACCGCGCGTGAACCCTGGTCTGTTCTATGCACCCCGTTTGCCATGGGCGACCGGGCCATTGGCGCGGCCACCATCCGCAAACCGGGCATCGGGCAATTTGATCAGCGCGACCTGGATTTATTGATGGCTGTGTCCAACCAGGCCACCAACACCATCGAAAATGCCCGTCTGTTAGAAGAATCGCGCCGCCAGTTACGCATCTCCAGTCTGCTCAATGAAGCCAGCCGGGCCATTAACTCCACCCTGGACATCAACGAAGTGATGCAGTTGATGTTGGCGCAAATGAACGATCTGCTGCACGCCGAAGCCATCTCCATCGCTCTGGTAGACAAACAAAGCAACGAACTGGTGTATCAAGTCGCTGAAGGCATTGGCAGCGAAAGCATTGTTGGCCTGCGCCTGCCGTCTAACCAGGGGCTTTCCGGTTGGGTGATGGAACATGGCGAACCGGCCCACGTGCCGGATACCAGCCAGGATTTGCGCTTCAAGCGCATGGGGGATGAACGCACCGGCTACGAAACCCGCGCCATGATTTGCGCCCCCATGGCGTACAAAGGGGAAGTCTTGGGCACAATCCAGGCCATCAACCCCTTAGACGGCGTTTTTACCAATCAGGACCTGGACCTGTTGGTGAATCTGGCGAATGTCGCCAGCAGCGCCATCGCCAACGCCCAACAGTTTGCCCTGACACAAGCCGCCGAGTCCCGCTATACCAGCCTTTTTCAGGACAGCATAGACCCGATTATTCTGGCCGACCTTTCGGGGAAGATTGTTGAAGCCAACCGCCGCGCCTTTGCCTTTACGGGCTATTCGCGCCAGGAATTGTTGGGCAGCAAAATTAGCGACTTGCACGCGCCAGAGGCCAAACTGCCCAATGTGCGCCGAATGCAGCCCAACTCGGTGCGGGTATTAAACAGCCAGATTGTCACCAAGAACGGCCGTCGCATTCATGTCGAAGTCTACGCCAAACGCACCTCCTATGGTGAAACCGAATTCATCCAGTGGATCCACCACGACATCTCCAAGCAGATCGAACTGGAGGAAATGCGCAAAGACCTTCAAGCCATGCTGTTCCACGACCTGCAAAGCCCGCTGGGCAATGTCATCTCCAGCCTGGAGCTGCTCACTTACGAGCTGCCAGACGACAGCAATCCCATCCTCATTGAGATGGTAGACATTGCCATGCGCAGCAGCAGCCGCCTGCAAACCCTCATCCGCTCCCTGCTAGACATCAACCAACTCGAAGCCGGGCATCCCATCACCGAACAAAGCCAGGTAGACCTGTCTAAACTCATCGAAGATGTGTGGGACACCGTTAAGCCAAGCTATGAGCGGCGCGAAGTAGGGCTGCGTCTGCAAATTGCCGATCAACTGCCTCCGGCGCACGTTCAAGAAGATATGATCCGGCGGGTACTGATCAACTTGCTAGACAATGCCATCAAATACAGCCCGGACAGCCAGCAAATCACCTTTGGCGCTGCGGTCTATGATGAACAGTTTCTGCTCATCACGGTCAGCGACCAGGGAGAAGGCATTCCCGAAGGTCTGCGCGACACCATCTTCGAGAAATTCCGGCGTATCAAAACCGACACTTACTCCAAAGGGTTGGGCTTAGGGCTGGCTTTTTGTCGTCTGGCGGTAGAAGGGCATGGTGGCATAATCTGGGTGGATGACGCCCCCGCCGGTGGTGCGCGCTTCAACTTCACACTGCCAATCTGGACAGAAGACAAACGACGTAATGAGCGCTAG
- a CDS encoding L-seryl-tRNA(Sec) selenium transferase, protein MLLRELPGIDRLLRLPVTIDLMADYGRSLTLEALRATIDKQRTAVLAGAAYMPMTALLVQEAREWLEAWFTPTLRPVINATGVIVHTNLGRAPLSEAALAAVTAVSRGYATLEYDLETGQRGSRAVHAGQLLTRLTGAAAATVVNNAAAAVLLMLSALCQGREVIISRGQLVEIGGGFRVPDVMVQSGAKLVEVGTTNRTHLGDYQAAIGENTAAVMVAHHSNFKIIGFTAEPSLAELAELAHAHHLPLLYDQGSGALLDTAVYGLEPGPTVSQALAAGCDVVAFSGDKLLGGPQAGILCGRADLLALIMRHPLARAVRADKLALAALTATLTHYLKEEAETAVPIWQMIARTVDELGDTADTWAAQLQEQGIAAQVIDGHSTVGGGSLPGAMLPTRLVALATANPDDLAAALRTATPPLIGRIQDGRFLLDPRTVLPDQATALIRLLIKTMNSEQ, encoded by the coding sequence ATGCTGCTGCGCGAACTGCCCGGCATAGACCGCCTGCTGCGCCTGCCGGTGACGATTGACCTGATGGCCGACTACGGCCGTTCTCTCACCCTGGAAGCCCTACGCGCCACCATAGACAAACAGCGCACGGCCGTTCTCGCCGGCGCCGCTTATATGCCCATGACCGCCCTGCTGGTACAAGAAGCCCGTGAATGGCTGGAGGCATGGTTCACCCCTACCCTGCGCCCGGTCATCAACGCCACCGGCGTGATTGTCCACACCAATTTGGGGCGCGCGCCCCTCAGCGAGGCGGCCTTGGCGGCGGTCACGGCCGTTAGCCGGGGCTACGCCACGCTGGAATATGATCTGGAGACAGGGCAGCGCGGCTCGCGCGCTGTTCACGCCGGGCAGCTTCTCACCCGCCTCACCGGCGCAGCGGCGGCCACTGTGGTCAACAATGCCGCCGCCGCCGTGCTGCTCATGCTCAGCGCCCTCTGCCAGGGGCGCGAGGTCATCATCAGCCGGGGGCAGTTGGTGGAAATCGGCGGCGGCTTCCGCGTGCCGGACGTAATGGTGCAATCGGGCGCCAAACTGGTGGAAGTGGGCACCACCAATCGCACCCACCTGGGCGACTACCAGGCGGCCATCGGCGAAAATACCGCTGCGGTGATGGTCGCTCATCATTCCAACTTCAAAATCATCGGCTTCACCGCCGAGCCATCGCTGGCCGAACTGGCCGAACTGGCCCACGCCCACCACCTGCCCCTGCTGTACGACCAGGGCAGTGGGGCGCTGTTGGACACGGCCGTTTATGGCCTGGAACCGGGACCCACAGTCAGCCAGGCGCTGGCCGCCGGCTGCGACGTGGTGGCGTTTAGCGGCGATAAGCTGTTGGGCGGGCCGCAGGCGGGCATTTTATGCGGCCGGGCCGATTTGCTGGCACTCATCATGCGCCACCCATTGGCGCGGGCTGTGCGCGCCGACAAACTGGCGCTGGCCGCCCTGACGGCCACACTGACCCATTACCTAAAGGAAGAAGCGGAAACGGCCGTGCCCATCTGGCAAATGATCGCCCGCACAGTGGATGAACTTGGCGACACGGCCGACACCTGGGCGGCCCAATTGCAAGAGCAAGGCATCGCCGCCCAGGTAATAGATGGTCATTCCACCGTTGGCGGCGGCAGTTTGCCCGGCGCCATGCTGCCCACCCGGCTGGTCGCCCTCGCCACCGCCAACCCGGACGATTTGGCCGCTGCCCTGCGCACCGCCACACCCCCCCTGATCGGACGGATTCAAGACGGCCGTTTCCTGCTCGACCCGCGCACCGTGCTGCCAGACCAGGCCACTGCCCTCATCCGCCTGCTAATAAAAACAATGAACAGTGAGCAATAA
- the tsaD gene encoding tRNA (adenosine(37)-N6)-threonylcarbamoyltransferase complex transferase subunit TsaD → MTQTTRILAIETSCDETAAAVIENGTTILSNVIASQVDLHAQYGGVFPEVASRRHIEVIYPVVTQAMNEAHLGFDDLDCIAVTQGPGLVGSLLVGVNFAKGIALARGKPLLGINHIEGHIYSLWLARPAAEIAFPVLTLVVSGGHTELYLMSDHGRYQHLGGTLDDAAGEAFDKVGRILGLPFPGGPAIDHAAKTGNPNAFQFPRAIMEDGFNFSFSGLKTAVLRETQKYKGALPVNDLAASFQAAVVDALVIKTGRAAAAHGVTAVHMAGGVSANSALRQAMRQQLNVPVWYPAPILCTDNAAMIGAAAHWHFMNGRRGNLDLDVIPGWQLA, encoded by the coding sequence ATGACCCAAACAACTCGAATCCTTGCCATTGAAACCTCCTGCGATGAAACGGCGGCGGCCGTCATCGAAAATGGGACGACCATTCTCAGCAACGTCATTGCCAGCCAGGTGGATTTGCACGCCCAATACGGCGGCGTTTTCCCGGAAGTGGCCTCGCGGCGGCACATCGAAGTTATTTACCCGGTGGTGACGCAGGCCATGAACGAAGCCCACCTGGGCTTTGACGACCTGGACTGCATCGCCGTCACCCAGGGGCCGGGATTGGTTGGTTCGCTGCTGGTGGGCGTGAATTTTGCCAAAGGCATTGCCCTGGCCCGCGGCAAACCCTTGTTAGGCATCAACCACATCGAAGGACACATTTACTCCTTATGGCTGGCGCGCCCGGCAGCGGAAATTGCCTTTCCCGTGCTGACGCTGGTGGTAAGCGGCGGCCACACAGAACTATATTTAATGAGCGATCACGGCCGTTACCAACACCTAGGTGGCACGCTCGACGACGCCGCCGGGGAAGCGTTCGACAAAGTAGGGCGCATCTTGGGGCTGCCCTTTCCCGGCGGACCGGCCATAGACCATGCAGCCAAGACGGGCAACCCCAACGCCTTCCAGTTCCCCCGCGCCATTATGGAAGATGGCTTTAACTTTAGTTTTAGCGGGCTGAAAACGGCCGTACTGCGTGAAACACAAAAATACAAAGGCGCATTGCCCGTCAACGACCTGGCCGCCAGCTTCCAGGCCGCGGTGGTAGACGCATTGGTCATCAAAACAGGACGGGCAGCGGCAGCGCATGGCGTGACGGCCGTCCATATGGCCGGCGGTGTTTCGGCCAACAGCGCCCTTCGCCAGGCAATGCGCCAACAATTGAATGTGCCCGTATGGTACCCTGCTCCTATACTCTGTACGGATAATGCCGCTATGATCGGGGCTGCCGCCCATTGGCATTTTATGAACGGCCGTCGGGGCAACCTCGACCTGGATGTGATCCCTGGATGGCAGCTTGCTTAA
- a CDS encoding alanyl-tRNA editing protein, with protein MSARRYYQDAYTTTFTSSIVEKQIEGDRVALILEQTYFYPASGGQPADRGIVNGVPVLDVSVREADGAVLHWLAVEWAGAMVEDTAVTATVDWDRRFDHMQQHTGQHILSQAFIRVADAETVGFHLSDNSLTIDLDTPDLTRAQLAAAEQLANHIIWENRPIQVRFVSRQAAQTLPIRKIPDANGEELRLIEIENFDLTACGGTHVAQTGSVGLIKLLKADKRGEKARIEFVCGRRAWQDYGQKHHLVAALMAEFTTGAPQLLDAIRHLREETKETQRLLKKEQLERQRLAAEHLLLTGSRVGRFTVITHVVEPQTGTNLKALALQLTQHAGVIVLLGMAGAKAQLLFACAADARDGMQQLDMRALLAMAFGLLGNGGGGGSPTFAQGGGPSADEEAIRGALAAAQTAVTQLLRGGVQ; from the coding sequence ATGAGCGCTAGACGTTATTACCAGGACGCATATACCACCACTTTCACCAGCAGCATCGTCGAAAAACAAATAGAGGGGGATCGGGTTGCGCTTATCCTGGAGCAGACCTATTTTTATCCCGCTTCAGGCGGACAGCCGGCCGACAGGGGCATTGTGAATGGCGTTCCTGTTCTAGATGTGTCTGTTCGTGAAGCGGATGGGGCGGTGCTGCACTGGCTGGCGGTCGAATGGGCAGGGGCGATGGTGGAGGATACGGCCGTTACCGCCACCGTTGATTGGGACCGCCGCTTCGACCACATGCAGCAGCACACCGGCCAGCACATTCTCTCCCAGGCTTTCATCCGCGTGGCCGATGCTGAAACGGTTGGGTTTCACCTCAGCGACAACAGCCTGACCATAGACCTGGATACGCCAGACCTCACCCGCGCCCAATTGGCAGCCGCCGAGCAGTTAGCCAACCACATCATCTGGGAGAATCGGCCAATACAGGTACGGTTTGTCAGTCGGCAGGCAGCGCAAACACTGCCCATCCGCAAAATCCCAGACGCCAACGGCGAGGAGCTGCGCCTGATAGAAATTGAAAATTTTGACCTGACGGCCTGCGGCGGAACCCACGTGGCGCAAACCGGCAGCGTAGGGCTGATCAAACTGCTCAAAGCTGATAAACGGGGTGAAAAGGCGCGGATTGAATTTGTCTGCGGCCGGCGCGCCTGGCAAGATTATGGACAAAAGCATCATCTGGTGGCCGCCCTGATGGCCGAGTTCACCACCGGCGCACCTCAATTGCTAGATGCCATTCGTCATCTGCGCGAAGAGACCAAAGAGACGCAGCGGCTTCTGAAAAAAGAGCAGCTAGAGCGCCAACGGCTGGCAGCCGAACATCTGCTGCTCACCGGCAGCAGGGTAGGCCGTTTCACGGTAATCACGCATGTGGTCGAACCGCAGACGGGGACCAACCTGAAGGCATTGGCCTTGCAGTTAACGCAGCACGCCGGGGTGATTGTTTTGTTGGGTATGGCCGGGGCCAAAGCGCAGTTATTGTTTGCCTGCGCAGCGGATGCGCGGGATGGGATGCAGCAGTTGGATATGCGGGCGCTTTTAGCTATGGCTTTTGGTTTGCTGGGAAACGGAGGTGGTGGCGGCAGCCCAACCTTTGCCCAGGGCGGCGGCCCGTCGGCGGATGAAGAGGCCATACGTGGCGCCTTGGCGGCGGCGCAAACGGCCGTTACCCAACTCTTACGCGGCGGTGTTCAGTAG
- a CDS encoding immune inhibitor A: protein MKTGIFALLFFLLTACGGTAVPQNQPLPVNEQPAAPASSLPPATPTTQPTDQPSIHPSNEARTLAELIANVPPERNPAALAQAYKGLTAVPTPNAPTDTSLGVGTQHSFKVLNIDSITIATIQAELLAVGQHAYLWFELSPDLNPKDADLQRTAAAFDDVYTQVTAIFGQEDNPGIDGDPRIHILSASPLTICDAEPCGILGYFSSSDTVSASVDPQSNEREMFVMNGRYFGEYGFIDTLAHEFRHMIEANYDNNDSDWAVEGSAMLAEDLLGFSQDAISRANLFLRRPDQQLNAWTDGDPSPHYGQGYLLNRYIYNRLGPDLYREFATSPENGLDAVTAVAAAHNLGFDGESLWLDWLAALAIHDQPGAGKVYSLREGIETAAMTAVTVPFTTDTTVNQYAADYYQLPIGDDPITITFAGSAQTPLIPVQPVSGSQMWLANRANYSQAQLTRAFDLRGVDQATLHYAVYYDIERGYDFAYVAASTDGGQSWQGLQAPNMQGSDPFHDPSETAFTDYFYSDSSGDWLKERIDLTSFAGQEILLRFEYVTDPILTYHGLALDDIRIPEIGFSDDAESDQGWQASGFVRATGQIPQTWHVILIQTVAGNLVVEELTLSDGRTLSHTFSPETGAPASTLIIAAAAPMTLNPAHYRLTVK, encoded by the coding sequence ATGAAAACAGGCATCTTCGCTCTGCTCTTCTTCCTCCTAACCGCCTGCGGTGGCACGGCCGTTCCCCAAAATCAACCGCTACCCGTCAACGAACAGCCGGCAGCGCCAGCTTCCAGCCTCCCACCCGCCACGCCAACCACCCAACCAACCGACCAACCATCCATCCATCCATCAAACGAAGCCCGCACCCTGGCCGAACTGATCGCCAATGTGCCGCCAGAGCGCAATCCGGCGGCGCTGGCGCAGGCTTACAAGGGATTAACGGCCGTGCCCACCCCCAACGCCCCCACCGACACGTCACTCGGCGTCGGGACGCAGCACAGCTTCAAAGTCCTCAACATAGACAGCATCACCATCGCCACCATCCAGGCCGAACTGCTCGCCGTCGGCCAACATGCCTACCTCTGGTTTGAACTGTCGCCCGACCTGAATCCCAAAGACGCTGACTTACAACGCACGGCCGCAGCCTTTGATGATGTCTACACCCAAGTAACGGCCATCTTCGGCCAGGAAGACAACCCCGGCATAGACGGCGACCCACGCATCCACATCCTCAGCGCCTCGCCGCTGACCATTTGCGACGCCGAACCGTGCGGCATCCTGGGTTATTTCAGCAGCAGCGACACCGTGTCGGCCAGCGTAGACCCGCAGTCCAACGAGCGCGAGATGTTTGTGATGAACGGCCGTTACTTCGGCGAATACGGCTTTATAGACACCCTGGCCCACGAATTCCGCCACATGATCGAAGCCAACTACGACAACAACGACAGTGATTGGGCCGTCGAAGGCTCGGCGATGCTGGCCGAAGATTTGCTCGGTTTCAGCCAGGATGCCATCAGCCGCGCCAACCTGTTCCTGCGCCGCCCCGACCAGCAGCTCAACGCCTGGACAGACGGCGACCCCAGCCCCCATTACGGCCAGGGCTATCTGCTCAACCGTTACATCTACAACCGGCTTGGCCCGGATTTGTACCGCGAATTTGCCACCAGCCCGGAGAATGGACTGGATGCGGTAACGGCCGTTGCCGCCGCCCACAATCTCGGCTTTGATGGCGAATCGCTCTGGCTGGATTGGCTGGCCGCCCTGGCCATCCACGACCAGCCCGGCGCGGGCAAGGTGTACAGCCTGCGCGAAGGGATAGAAACGGCGGCAATGACGGCCGTCACCGTCCCCTTCACCACCGATACCACCGTCAACCAATACGCCGCCGATTATTATCAACTCCCGATTGGCGATGACCCGATCACCATAACCTTTGCAGGCAGCGCCCAAACACCGCTCATCCCTGTGCAGCCCGTGTCCGGCAGCCAGATGTGGCTGGCGAACCGGGCCAATTACAGCCAGGCGCAGCTTACCCGCGCCTTCGACTTGCGCGGCGTAGACCAGGCCACCCTGCACTACGCCGTCTACTACGACATCGAACGCGGCTACGATTTTGCCTACGTCGCCGCCTCCACCGATGGCGGGCAAAGCTGGCAAGGGCTGCAAGCGCCCAACATGCAAGGTTCCGACCCCTTCCACGACCCCAGCGAAACGGCCTTCACCGACTATTTTTACTCCGACAGCAGCGGCGATTGGCTGAAAGAGCGCATTGACCTGACCTCCTTCGCCGGGCAAGAAATTCTGCTGCGCTTTGAATACGTCACCGACCCCATCCTGACCTATCACGGCCTGGCCCTAGACGACATCCGCATCCCGGAAATCGGCTTCAGCGACGACGCGGAGAGCGACCAGGGCTGGCAGGCCAGCGGCTTTGTGCGGGCGACGGGACAAATCCCGCAAACCTGGCACGTGATTTTAATTCAGACGGTGGCGGGCAACCTGGTGGTAGAGGAGTTAACGTTGAGCGACGGCCGTACTCTCAGCCACACCTTTAGCCCCGAAACCGGCGCGCCCGCCTCCACCCTCATCATCGCTGCCGCCGCCCCGATGACCCTGAACCCGGCGCACTACCGGCTGACAGTGAAGTAG
- a CDS encoding Crp/Fnr family transcriptional regulator: MQPNRHMDEALKQVPFFAKLSQDELAELSSRLVARRFSAGQIIFHYGDPGGLLYIIQKGKVKITTATLEGQEALLAILGKDDFFGEFALLDESPRSASAEAIEPTETLTLHREDFMRFLRNNPDFALHVLRTLTQRVRNLNNQITDIFFLDLPARLARVLLNLAEQHGLDSADGLRIDLSLTQTDLAEMTGATRVSINKALGRFRREKWITIKGRRFTILDQDAMLNLIQISGGTV, encoded by the coding sequence ATGCAACCAAATCGTCATATGGACGAGGCCTTGAAACAGGTCCCGTTTTTTGCCAAGTTGAGCCAGGACGAGCTGGCAGAATTGTCGTCCCGGCTGGTAGCCCGGCGTTTCAGCGCCGGACAGATCATCTTTCACTATGGCGACCCTGGTGGGCTGCTGTATATCATTCAAAAAGGCAAAGTAAAAATAACCACTGCCACCCTGGAAGGGCAAGAAGCGCTGCTGGCGATTCTGGGCAAAGATGATTTTTTTGGCGAATTTGCCCTGCTAGACGAGTCCCCCCGCTCCGCTTCGGCCGAAGCCATTGAACCCACCGAAACCCTGACCCTGCACCGTGAAGATTTCATGCGCTTCCTGCGCAATAACCCGGATTTTGCCCTGCACGTCTTGCGCACCCTGACCCAGCGCGTGCGCAATCTCAACAACCAGATCACCGACATCTTCTTTTTAGATTTACCGGCTCGTCTGGCGCGGGTGCTGCTGAATCTGGCCGAACAACATGGCCTGGACTCGGCCGATGGCCTGCGCATTGACCTTTCCCTGACCCAAACTGACCTGGCGGAAATGACCGGGGCCACCCGCGTCAGCATCAACAAAGCCCTGGGCCGCTTCCGCCGCGAAAAGTGGATTACCATCAAGGGCCGCCGCTTCACCATTTTGGACCAAGATGCGATGCTGAATCTGATCCAGATTTCGGGGGGGACGGTTTGA